Proteins encoded together in one Polaribacter reichenbachii window:
- the ftsY gene encoding signal recognition particle-docking protein FtsY codes for MSFFKKIFSKEKKETLDKGLEKTKESFFGKLSKAVAGKSKVDDDVLDNLEEVLVASDVGVNTTLKIIERIEERVAKDKYVGTDELNRILREEIAGLLSETNIGNESEFIIPEIPKKDGNKMPYVLMVVGVNGVGKTTTIGKLASQFKKQGLKVVLGAADTFRAAAIDQLQVWADRTDVPIIRQEMGSDPASVAFDTLKSAVNQDADVVIIDTAGRLHNKVNLMNELTKIKRVMQKVVDNSPHDVLLVLDGSTGQNAFEQAKQFTKATEVTSLAVTKLDGTAKGGVVIGISDQFKIPVKYIGVGEGIDDLQVFNKVEFVDSFFK; via the coding sequence ATGAGTTTTTTTAAAAAGATTTTTTCGAAAGAAAAAAAGGAAACACTAGACAAAGGTTTAGAGAAAACAAAAGAAAGTTTTTTTGGTAAACTATCTAAAGCAGTTGCAGGTAAATCTAAAGTAGATGATGATGTTTTAGATAATTTAGAAGAAGTTTTAGTAGCTTCTGATGTTGGTGTAAATACCACATTAAAAATTATCGAAAGAATAGAAGAACGTGTTGCCAAAGATAAATATGTAGGTACAGATGAGCTAAACAGAATTCTTAGAGAAGAAATAGCAGGTCTTTTATCAGAAACAAATATTGGTAACGAAAGCGAATTTATAATACCAGAAATACCAAAAAAGGATGGCAATAAAATGCCTTATGTTTTAATGGTAGTTGGTGTAAATGGAGTTGGTAAAACTACTACAATAGGTAAATTAGCAAGTCAATTTAAAAAACAAGGCTTAAAAGTGGTTTTAGGTGCAGCAGATACGTTTAGAGCAGCAGCCATAGATCAATTACAAGTTTGGGCAGATAGAACAGATGTGCCAATAATTCGTCAAGAAATGGGATCTGATCCTGCATCAGTAGCATTTGATACTTTAAAATCTGCAGTAAATCAAGATGCAGATGTTGTAATTATAGATACTGCTGGTCGTTTACATAATAAGGTAAATTTAATGAACGAGTTAACCAAAATAAAACGTGTAATGCAAAAAGTGGTAGATAATTCACCTCACGATGTTTTATTAGTTTTAGATGGTTCTACAGGTCAAAATGCATTTGAGCAAGCCAAACAATTTACAAAAGCAACAGAAGTAACCTCTTTAGCAGTAACAAAATTAGATGGTACAGCAAAAGGCGGAGTTGTAATTGGTATTTCTGATCAGTTTAAAATACCTGTAAAATACATTGGTGTAGGTGAAGGAATAGATGATTTACAAGTCTTTAATAAAGTAGAATTTGTAGATTCTTTTTTTAAGTAA
- a CDS encoding DUF421 domain-containing protein translates to MEWIYDIKDPLWETIIGSVLIFFVIILLTRIIGLRSFAKFTAYDFAFTIAIGSILSSILTSSTSVVHGSVAIASLLSLTFIFSFLQRIFPKLDALISNKPLLLMDGSEILYENLKSARIQKSQLIAKLREANVVDMSKVKAVVLESTGDISVLHSSDENCKLNNELLEDVKTTP, encoded by the coding sequence ATGGAATGGATTTATGATATTAAAGACCCTCTTTGGGAAACAATAATAGGAAGTGTACTTATTTTCTTTGTTATTATTTTATTGACGAGAATTATTGGTCTTAGAAGTTTTGCGAAATTTACAGCTTACGATTTTGCTTTTACAATTGCCATTGGTAGTATTCTTTCTTCTATTCTAACATCTAGTACAAGTGTTGTTCACGGTTCTGTAGCAATTGCGAGTTTACTAAGCTTAACTTTTATATTCTCTTTTTTACAAAGAATTTTCCCAAAATTAGATGCACTAATCTCTAACAAACCTTTATTATTAATGGATGGTAGCGAAATTTTATACGAAAACCTTAAATCTGCCAGAATTCAAAAAAGTCAATTAATTGCAAAACTTAGAGAAGCAAATGTTGTTGATATGAGTAAAGTAAAAGCTGTTGTTTTAGAATCTACAGGAGATATTTCTGTTTTACATTCTTCTGATGAAAATTGTAAACTGAACAATGAATTACTTGAAGACGTTAAAACAACCCCTTAA
- a CDS encoding amidase family protein, with protein MKNFSILMVFMLLIYACKEKQPDVIFAKYDETDALISQQNHKRKRMQFKLFQSKVLDMNDVFKPFQEDLAYFSEEDYQSLKPLILEQDIPTLQKSIKEGKLSYEKLTLFYLYRIRKFESDSTKSLNSIIALNPNVIEEARKKDKAKKRISDFSIYGMPILLKDNINTKEMPTTAGAIALQRNYTKNDAFIVEKLKEKGALILGKVNLSEWAYYFCSGCPLGYSAIGGQTLNPYGRGNFETGGSSSGSGVAVATNFAVAAVGTETSGSITSPSSLNSVVGLKPTIGVLSRTGIVPISSTLDTPGPMTKSVIDNAIFLEAMLGYDKNDTASKEIKESSFKNEFKSDFKGVKLGVLKTLLSDSIYALNIEKLRKAGAEIVEITPPEISFNGFRTLLNIDMKHDLPKYLSEQADKSIFVKNVNSVVAFNKKDSLLRAPYGQQLFDGIVNDSTTLKELEVIKNNLKLEGEKYLQALKQNNLDAILSINNYHSGIAAVALHPTLTVPMGYKASGEPISLTFVGKPFSERKLLEIGYAFEALTKARKIPENYQ; from the coding sequence ATGAAAAACTTTTCTATTTTAATGGTTTTTATGCTCCTTATTTATGCGTGTAAAGAAAAACAACCAGATGTAATTTTTGCAAAATATGATGAAACTGATGCATTAATCTCACAACAAAATCATAAACGTAAAAGAATGCAGTTTAAACTTTTTCAATCTAAAGTTTTAGATATGAATGATGTATTTAAACCTTTTCAAGAAGATTTAGCGTATTTTTCTGAAGAAGATTATCAATCTTTAAAACCTTTAATTTTAGAACAAGATATTCCAACACTTCAAAAAAGCATAAAAGAAGGTAAATTGAGTTACGAAAAATTGACACTTTTTTATTTGTACAGAATAAGAAAATTTGAAAGTGATTCTACAAAATCTTTAAATTCAATTATCGCTCTAAATCCGAATGTAATAGAAGAAGCAAGAAAAAAAGATAAAGCGAAAAAACGTATTTCTGATTTTTCTATTTACGGAATGCCAATTTTATTAAAAGACAATATCAATACTAAAGAGATGCCAACTACAGCTGGGGCAATTGCTTTACAAAGAAATTATACCAAAAACGATGCTTTTATAGTAGAGAAACTCAAAGAAAAAGGTGCTTTAATTTTAGGAAAAGTAAACCTAAGTGAATGGGCTTATTACTTTTGTTCAGGTTGTCCTTTAGGATACTCAGCAATTGGTGGTCAAACTTTAAATCCTTATGGAAGAGGAAATTTTGAAACAGGAGGAAGTTCTTCTGGAAGTGGAGTAGCAGTTGCAACAAATTTTGCTGTGGCTGCAGTAGGTACAGAAACATCTGGGTCTATCACTTCTCCATCAAGTTTAAATTCTGTTGTAGGCTTAAAACCAACTATTGGTGTTTTAAGTAGAACAGGTATTGTACCAATTTCATCAACTTTAGATACTCCTGGCCCAATGACAAAATCTGTAATAGATAATGCTATTTTTCTGGAGGCAATGTTGGGTTATGATAAAAATGATACTGCATCAAAAGAAATAAAAGAATCATCGTTTAAAAATGAATTTAAAAGTGATTTTAAAGGTGTAAAATTGGGGGTTTTAAAAACACTTTTATCAGATTCAATTTATGCTTTAAATATAGAAAAATTAAGAAAGGCAGGAGCCGAAATTGTAGAAATAACACCTCCAGAAATTTCTTTTAACGGTTTTAGAACGTTATTAAATATTGATATGAAACACGATTTACCTAAATATTTGTCAGAACAAGCTGACAAATCTATTTTTGTAAAAAATGTGAACAGTGTAGTTGCGTTTAATAAAAAGGATTCTTTGCTAAGAGCTCCTTATGGGCAACAATTGTTTGATGGTATAGTAAATGATTCGACTACTTTAAAAGAGCTAGAAGTTATAAAAAATAATTTAAAACTAGAAGGAGAAAAATATTTACAAGCTTTAAAACAAAATAATTTAGATGCTATTTTATCTATCAATAATTATCATTCTGGTATTGCAGCTGTTGCTTTACATCCTACATTAACAGTGCCAATGGGTTACAAAGCATCTGGAGAGCCAATAAGTTTAACATTTGTAGGCAAACCTTTTTCCGAAAGAAAGTTATTAGAAATTGGTTATGCTTTCGAAGCGTTAACAAAAGCAAGAAAGATACCAGAAAACTATCAATAG
- the rimO gene encoding 30S ribosomal protein S12 methylthiotransferase RimO → MRTKSIKQNKINVVTLGCSKNIYDSEVLMGQLKANGKNVVHEDENDDGNIVVINTCGFIGKAKEESIDTILHYAQRKEAGEIDKVFVSGCLSERYKPDLEKEITNVDQYFGTHDLPNLLQALEADYKHELIGERLTTTPKHYAYLKIAEGCDRPCSFCAIPLMRGKHRSTPIEDIVIEATKLAEKGIKEIMLIAQDLTYYGLDIYKKRALAQLLEALTKVEGIEWIRMHYAFPTGFPMDVLEVMKREPKVCNYLDIPLQHINSELLKSMKRGTTHEKTTALIHKFREVVPEMAIRTTLIVGYPGETEEMFKELKDWVEEMRFERLGAFEYSHEENTGAYVLEDDVPADVKFKRVNEIMEVQSQISWELNQQKIGKTFRCLFDRKDGEYFYGRTEFDSPDVDNDVLVDAREHYIKIGEFIDIEIHEAGDYDLYGTPVKKLEKPTSLNQKRK, encoded by the coding sequence ATGCGTACAAAATCCATCAAACAAAATAAGATAAACGTTGTTACTTTAGGTTGCTCTAAAAACATTTACGACAGTGAGGTTTTAATGGGACAGTTAAAAGCCAATGGTAAAAACGTGGTACACGAAGATGAAAACGATGATGGAAATATTGTGGTTATTAATACTTGCGGATTTATAGGAAAAGCTAAAGAAGAATCTATTGATACTATTTTGCACTATGCACAAAGAAAAGAAGCTGGTGAAATTGATAAAGTTTTTGTGTCTGGATGTTTAAGCGAGCGTTATAAACCAGATTTAGAAAAAGAAATTACGAATGTAGATCAGTATTTTGGTACACACGATTTACCAAATTTACTACAAGCTTTAGAAGCAGATTATAAGCACGAATTAATAGGAGAACGTTTAACAACAACTCCAAAACATTATGCTTATTTAAAAATTGCAGAAGGTTGTGATAGACCTTGTTCATTTTGTGCAATTCCTTTGATGCGTGGTAAACATAGATCTACGCCTATAGAAGATATTGTTATAGAAGCAACAAAATTAGCAGAAAAAGGAATTAAAGAAATTATGCTAATTGCGCAAGATTTAACTTATTATGGATTAGATATTTACAAAAAAAGAGCTCTAGCACAATTATTAGAAGCACTTACAAAAGTAGAGGGAATAGAATGGATTAGAATGCATTATGCTTTCCCTACAGGTTTTCCTATGGATGTTTTAGAGGTGATGAAACGTGAGCCAAAAGTGTGTAATTATTTAGATATTCCTTTACAACACATTAATTCTGAGTTGTTAAAATCGATGAAAAGAGGAACAACGCACGAAAAAACTACGGCTTTAATTCATAAATTTAGAGAAGTTGTACCAGAAATGGCAATAAGAACTACTTTAATTGTTGGTTATCCAGGAGAAACAGAAGAAATGTTTAAAGAATTAAAAGATTGGGTAGAAGAAATGCGTTTTGAAAGATTAGGTGCTTTTGAATATTCGCATGAAGAAAATACGGGTGCTTATGTTTTAGAAGATGATGTACCTGCTGATGTGAAGTTTAAAAGAGTTAACGAAATAATGGAAGTTCAGTCTCAGATTTCTTGGGAACTGAATCAACAAAAAATAGGTAAAACTTTTCGTTGTTTGTTTGATAGAAAAGATGGTGAGTATTTCTACGGACGTACAGAATTCGATTCGCCAGATGTAGATAATGATGTTTTAGTTGATGCTAGAGAACATTATATTAAAATCGGTGAATTTATCGATATAGAAATTCATGAAGCAGGAGATTACGATTTATATGGAACGCCTGTTAAGAAATTAGAAAAACCTACTTCTTTAAATCAGAAAAGAAAGTAA